One Xiphophorus maculatus strain JP 163 A chromosome 15, X_maculatus-5.0-male, whole genome shotgun sequence genomic window, aaTTATGTATGGATAGAAGGAGCCAAATATCCAAGAAGAAACCCTGTTAGAGGTTGCAAGTGAGACTGAGGTGAAGGCTGACCTTACAGCAggacaacaaaaccaaacatctaACATGTAATAAAAGgcttcagattaaaaaaaagttaaaatagcCTAGATAAAGTTAAGACCCACATCCAATTGTGAATCTGTGGCAATGGTTGAACGTTAATGTTTACAGAGGCTCTTTAGGCAATCTGACCGCGCTTCAGCTAttatacaaagaaaaacaggcaaaggTTTCAGTTACTAGCCCTAACCTTACCCTAAAGATAACAAAAACATATCCCAAATGGTTGCCGCTGtaaaagcatgccacacttttcagatttagtcATCCAAAATGTCTCATTTCCTTTCCTTATGCCCCTCAGTCACATTgctctttcacataaaatcaaaaatataacaaaaaaagcttgcaattgtaatgtaacaaactaaaaaaaataaaatcaaaataacgGCCAATATAGTGTGAACACGTTTGCAGAGcactatatatataaatatatccaTCATTTTGTAAGCCTTTGATTAAACTAGGTTCTCTAATTTTATGGGTACCTACTGATGCAAGTGCTGATGTGGGGAGAGCGCATGCCGTAGTGACCTCGGGGACAGGAGGACATGCACGTCCCTCTCTGCTGGATGCCGTCCAGCTCCAGGTGGAAGAAGAAGCGAGGCTTACAGGACAGACAGCCGTTCAGCAGAGAGCATGTTGCACATCCTACCTGACAGCCGCTGCCCGCCGGATCACTACCTGTCATAGGTTTAGAGGTAAACAAGGAATTAAAATTCATCCTGCACAGCATGAGAGCTGTTGGAAGGAGCTGGactggaaaaactaaaaaataaataaaaatactactaTTAAGGTTCAGATTACACACTCCATTCAACAGACTCTGTTTTGCAGCATGCAAATATTCCAGGCTACTTGCGTTTATGAGTTGTGATCTGAGCTGTAAAATCTCTGCCTGCACGCGAGTAAATCAAATGGAAATCTATGACCACATCCTTCCCTGAAAGCTGAACAGTCCACGCTTATCGTCTCCATATGTACCCCCTTGTCCGCTCTGTCCCCTAGCAGGAGAGTTCACAAAGACTCGCAGTTGGTTTTGAAGAATCGACGCAAACACCAGACTCACGTTTAAATCTCAGAACGCTTGTGCTGTCCGGGCCTTTTGCAACGTTCAGGAGCTGCAGCATCCAGATTAACGCTGGTATTtgcattttccttttccttaaGTTCATCCAGTCATGCAGAGAGGCGTCACGTCACACCCAAAATCTAGCAGGGACGTGTTTGAATGAGTCGTTGTGGGGCTCCATGGTATTCCTTCAGTTGGGTCCATGCAAATACTGCAGCGGTGAAGtgtagaaatgttttctccaaGAAAAAGTCCAGCGTGCGTTCCATGAGTTTACGCGAGCTGGCAGGACGGCGTGGAGAAAGCGGACAGAAGAGGAGCCATCACAAGACAGTCAAGCCTCCAACAAATGCAAGGTTTCAGtaagctctttttttcttcccacacATGTTCACACTCCCACCctcctttccttttttcctcatCCCTCCTTCTAATCCATTGTCACATCTACGGTGTCTGTTGCTCTGGATCAGTGCACAGACGGGAACTTTCCCCCAGCTCTTTCTGAAGGTAGATTCCCTCTTTGGTTtagtttatgttgtttttcccaCCTTTAAAGTGCATCTCCGCCTCCACTCCCTGTCTTCAACTGTAAATGATCTTGGTTGCTGGGACCAAGAATCAGATGATGATCAGATCTGTGGTAAGTctagaaaaataacaatgaacAAATCTAGTTTATGGAAGTAAAGTAGATACTCATAAAAAAGGCAAAGCACAAAGCTTTCACGACTCTGCACACGTGCTGCAGAAGGTCTCTAGAAATTTCTCAGTGCTGCTGCATGGTTGCTTGTCGCAGCCCACGTGGCTGCAGGAAAACCCGCTTCTTGCACGTCTGACCTAAACtacaacattttacttttaagcaAAACCCACCTCACGACATGTTACTTTGGCAGGATGtgtgaaaattacaaaaactttaGCGTCTCTTTTCAAAACGGGCAATTGATGTGGCAATATagacagaaagaaatgaaattaacaCACTCAGGCAGACGTCGATCCGAAGTCACCCTGAGTTCAGATTGATCCGAGGTGAAAGGTCACCCTTCAAAAGAACCAGTTTTAACTGCAGCTCACACAGGTTAGAACTGAACTCGTACATGTTTAGTTCGTACAGTTTACACTCGCCGCATTACTAGTCgtcattcattcatcttttaTAAAGATATTGTGACACTGATTATCTATTGCATCATGTAGCGTTCACAGTCTGTGTGTTACGTAGCCATGCAGCATTGTTACAGtgaaaatgaagtcataatTTATCAGTTGATTATCTGCAAAAACAGATGGAAATGCATCAGCATCAGGACACcaggaaaaatgttaaaatcaaggTTTCtacatgtttcttttaaaatttagaaTATCATCTTTCTCTGCTTGTTTTATACAATTGTGGATGTTTGCGTACAAAATATTTACCTTATACaataatacacttttttttttctttaactgtaTGGATTGGagtgctttaaaataaaaaaaacagaattagaaaataaagtccGTCTAAAGTTGCTGGTGAGTTTTGGAGGGAACCAGAAGTGAGTTCATAAAAACaacttcttgtttcttttcatttaaaactcacTTTTTCCTCCGCCCGTCACGACCGGGCCGACTGAAACCACATACAGAGGAAATGTGCGTCCGTACCTTTTCTGTTCAAGGCTACCAGCAGCCATCAGCTGCGTGTTTTCCATTAAGAGACTGGTTCAAAAAATGAGAACCAAAACTTCGCTGGATGATTTGACTACCTCTCAATGAGAAAGCAAATTTAGAGATGTGCAAGTGTCATAGAGGATCTTTGCTAAAAAGgcgagagaagaaaaaaaaaaaagctggaggACAGTCAAAGATTTTGTTTGCCTTCCCAGTGTGTATTATCAGTTGTTTTGGGAACTCTGAGATGTTCTACATTCCCAAAACAGTTACTCACATCCATAAAGAGGTCTGGGAATGCCTTTTCCCACTTATTTCACATTTCTCCTGCAATCTTTTCAGACCCTGTCAATTCACATCCCATCATCTTCTGGCTCCGAGGCAAAATGTGGAGATAAAAGCGTACTTTTTCCCCCCGTAAGCCCTCGTCCGTTCACTCCTAGATCGATTTCATGCAATAGAGTTTAAGCAAAGCGGACAAAGCATGTGTTCCTTGTTAAGAAAcgtgaaggtttttttttttacttctgagtCTGTCTGGAAAAATGTCACAGGAGGAAACAGCCAGAGATTTGCAGAGGGACTTCATTCCGGAGAGGATTCATGTTGGAAAAAATGATTTAAGAGAAGGAATCTAAAGAGAGGAGCTGGACAAGGCGTCATTTTAGTTTGGCTTCAGCTTTAATACACAAGAACAAACACATATATAATGAAAGCCCAATTTTCTTCTAGGAGCGAAAGCAAAGCATGAAAAGAGGACAATAAAATGACACGTGAGAGGAGCCTCTGGATGTCCAGCCAGCTGCTGCAAAGAAACATCATCCATCAACCAGCAGGGAGCAAAACTGCATAGATATATTGACCATCTCTGTGAAGCACATATGTTGAACTAGAGTCTCTAAACCCCCCCTTAAAAaccaacgttttttttttttttattattattatttatttcaaattaccTTGCAGCCAACACGCGTGCAAGTAAAAGAAGTCAAAACAGTTACATTTGGGTTTTGAAAACATGTGCAGATGTGTTATCTGAGGCTCCGgtataaaaatatgtgaatcaCTGAGTGAGCAGTAAGTCAGATCTGCTCCTGAGAGACATGTGGAGGGCTCGGGCGACCGAGTAACACCTCCCCAAATCTGAGCAGGGAGATAAACATGAGAAGGCAATGCTCCCAGGGGTGCCAGATCAGATTCtggaatgaaaaagaaaagaaaaaaaaaaaacgacataagGGCAAGGAATGTCTTCACCGAGGCCCGAATAAGTGACAGGAAGAGGAGAATTACAAAGGTCCTTGAAGAAGTATTCATACACCTCAACCTCCCTAACTAAAGTGATGCACAATTGtgaatgtgaaagaaaatcttttgcaagctttgtttttagcaaattaaaatctgaaggGTTTTccatacatttgtattcagccttcTCTGATATCGCTACATGAAACATCAGACACCAACCGTATCTGGCTGTCCACCCAAACTGACAGGTTTTGCAAGAAGATTAATTTTGAGACCAAAATTTGCCCTGTGTGTCAGAAAACTAACAATGCTCATCTGCATGATCATACAGTCAAGAGAAACAAAGCTGTGGTGGATCATATGGATGCTTTTCTTCTTACAGTAGCAGAAAAAATGGTCAGAGGATGAAAAGATGGATAGAGCTAAATTGCCAAACAAGTTCCAGATTATGTAACTGGATGTACAACTGgtagcagctgattagcatctcagaAGCTCAAATGATGTCTGTACTATGAGTCCTAACGCCGGCGGAGATgaaaacagcagagagaaaaggaggatGTCCAAACCATCCCTTCCATCAATCATCATCGACAAGGATCATATTCTGGAAGCTAACGTCTCTCTGCCTGGCTTTCTAACCGTACGGCCAGACTGAGATTTaaagagcagcaaaagcaaatgaggcgGATAAGCAGTGCTTCCTTGAATTACCATTTCTACTGCCCAGATATTGAGCTGTTGCCAGTCATGAGCAactcttcagtcagaggcctcttcagaatTTTTATTCTGCTATTGCTACTGGACATCCTATAACCAGCAGCGCTGTCATCCACAGCGACTCTTGGATGATTTGAGTGACGACATTTCATTTCCCGTTAGGGTAAATGAAGTGTCTTTGATTTTGACTGAAAGTGTGATggaagttcaccttccagcgggacaacaaccctaaaaaCAACCAACCGGAGCTACAATAGAATTAAAGCGGATTTATGTTCAAGAATGGAGTAATCAAAGTCCATTTCTAAACCAAACTTGAGAATCTGCGTAAAGACTTGCTCTCCATCCACTGTGACTGAGcttgagatattttgcaaagaggaatggacaaaaaaaaaaaaaaaaaatccagtgtctaaatgtttaaatctgGTGGAGACAAATAAAGGCGAACACAAATAGAGAACAGACTTTACAGATccttatttattgaaaataaaacaaaaacattctgaattttctttccacttcacaaaaaaaaacaacattattctGTGTTGATGTATCATATAACATCACAGATCACAGCTGAAATGACAAAAGAGGATCCTACaaaacatgaacacatgaatgtttGACACAATCACTTAAACAGAACTTGCTGCGTTTGGAAAATGATccataaacataaaagaaactgttatttctttcataaaacaagctgaaaacatttgtctttacTTTGACCTTTCCTGTTGTGATTGGCGTCTGATCGCAAAGAACTCAGTGGTGATAAGGAATTAGCAGGATATCATCTGATGGTGCAGATATTCTGTGTGCCGTGACGAAGCGAGGAATTCGAAGGGGGCCGTGAAGCGTGCAGCTGAAGACAGAAACCATGACGGATGAGCGGAGAGCGAGACGAGAGCCGAGCGGATGTCGAGCACTAACGCGCTGTGAAGAAGCCCCTAAATACAAGCCTGTTTCATGTCATAAATAAACTCAGACATTATAAAATTAGTCTGGAATCATCTGGGTTATAGCtgtgagacagagagagagagaaaaaaaaaactcaactgaGAGCCAGAatacaagttaaaataatttattaaaaaaaccgAAAACACAcactaacaaagaaaaaaaaaacattttaacaaaaaaaacttcaaaaaataaaagcatgaaaagaCGTTTATGAAGAAGTTAATTACAATAATCCTCGTCTTCTTCATCCTCTTGCCTTTCTTAGCACTTtctacaaagaaagaaaaacaatcaggtCAATCTCACCGAATCAACACAAAATACTTTAGTAATgtttctaaaagttgcatttttaagCATTCATGTGAATACAGTCTGAGGACAATAATACAAACTGTAaacattgtttcagttcagAAACTGAATTAAGCAAATATTGACCATTTAAAGAACTACAAAATTATCATTATGTATGCATTAAAGCATATCTTCCTAACCTTTATGTAATTATTACTGACGTTTTAACAAAGCGCACCAAAGAACATGTTGATGGTTACAgaccagaaaaaaagttttcaatttgaaagaatttaataaacagaaaaatataaatatatgtatttttctttatttcattattgTTCTTGCCCTGCTGACGTCCGATTTAAATAAAAGGGCGTCTGACTGGTTTATAGACATTAGGctcttatttatatttagtcTAAACAAATCAGACCACCTTAGAAGTTGGAACATTTTCACCACCGCATTCCAGCTAGAGCTTCCAGATCCTGACTTGGTGGTGGTCTCCAGTCGGTATAACAGTTGCTATCACTGTGTGCAGTTGAATTATAAGCCTGCAGGATTAATGTAACTGTTGTAGTAAATTAGggcattcattttttttttattaccatcaTTATTTAAagagcaatatttgtgtttgtgaggcCCCAAACTGTATGCAATGATGAGTTGAagtaaaacaagattaaaatgaaatttgggtgttttttttttttatgaataaatactGGGAAATATCGTgacaaattttttttgttcatactGCCCATCCtgatataataaataaaaattctgtgAAGAGATGAcgacaaagaagaaaaatattatgGTGCTGCTTTAGAATGTGCCTGATAATTGAGTGCTGTAACCTAGCATGTTTCTGGAAAGctgaatggaaggaaaaagtataGCTAAGAAAAACATCCCTAAGCATTTTTGACAGATTCTGTTACAAAAGTTGGCACCAGTGCTTGGTAGTTGAAAGTGTAACAGTATATCACCTAATATAATAGAGAGTCTATTGAGAAttatgaaaaagaagaaaacctagACTTTCTTAAAACGTCAGCAGGGGTACAGGCTGATCAGGTCCATGCCATGCCGCATTGAAGCAGTAATTCATGCCAAAACAGCCAAATAGAAATAAGCCACAATTcttaagttacattttaaaatgctacTTTCTTAAAAACGAACCATTGTGAATTTAATCTATTAAGTGCTTCTCTCTTTGAATACGTTGTTGACGCTATGATTCATTAATTGAGGTACGCCCAATATCTGGTAAACACAAAACTAACCCTGATCTGATTACacgtttttccacatttatttagcatgtgtttttgtagtcaaaaacagaaaatactatTGAAAAACTGCCTAATACTGAAGGTTTAAATCGTCTTTAGAAAGGGAGCAAGATCACTTACTAAGTACTTGTTGTTTCTGGGGAATCCTACAgccataaaaatctaaatgaatctAAATGaacccagctggccttcatgtAATCCTGGTTTTAAGAGGAAAGCAGAAGGCGCTGACCTTAGCCACTGCTTTGACATGGTGAGCTCTGATTGTTGCAGATTTCTCCTCAAGCGCCTTGGCCTTCGCCTCTTCCGCCAGGCTGTTCAGGAACAGTAGCGTCAGTAGTTCAATCTGAGTGGAGGCGGAAAGCAAAGCGACAGTTTAAGTAGCAAGCACTTAGCAGTTTATCTAGCATCAACACACGAAAACGCTTATCAGCGAGCGTGGTCTATCCGCCTACCATCGCCTCCGAGCCCGCTGCGATGTTCACCTTCCCCTTCGCTTTAGACCTTATGGTGCTCTTCAGCTTCGACggctttttcagcatttttttgtgAATGCTCCGGTTGCAATTCGCAAGGTTGTTTGGTCTGTTTACGTTTTCCAATCTCCCGCTCCTCTGACTTCCGGCGCAATTAGTTCTTCGTGCTTTTTAGTCGCTTGTGTGCCTTCCAGCGTGGCCGCGCCTCCTACCGTTTTTGAACAGTTATTTCGACCAAAGCGGTGGAAAATTATTATATTACACATTGGATGCTTTtcaaaaagaatatttattgttaaaatacaaatgcatcatatttatacatatatatatatatatataaataaataaataaataactccaGAGGCAAAGATGAAGAATAAAAAGCATAACTATTTTCCctttgattaatcagattaatgcTGCCACCTCGCGGCTGTTTCCAGGTACTACATGAGTCAATCTGGTCTTCTACATCCGGGTAAGCAGGTAAAAGATGGCAGCCCACAGTGAGAAATCAGCCGGCATGAGTAGTATGCTGCAATTTATGAAACTTATCGGACAGCTAAAAGTAAGATTTATGTGGTGATTTTTTATTCTATCTGCAATTTAGCTAACTGAAAGCACGTATGAAACGCTGGTCTTCTGCTGAAGTCAGGCATCTATACAATCCACATTAATGCTGAAGTTTAAGAGAATAGACTAAATGTACAACACAGCGTTTGTCTTAGTCAAATAAGTGCTGTATTGATATACTGACTTAATACATTTCCGATGTAGATCTGATCAATTaacttaaaatgaattattgatGAATGTTAGTAAAGCTTGTGTTTTCAAAGTTTGTGtttagtaaataaatgaattctagtttttaaatttatattgtagaaacaaaaacatttattaattttcttcctcttcacaattcTGTTCTGCATTGTGTCGATCCATCACAAAGAtataccgtatttttcggactataagcccgctacttttttcctcagctttgaaccatgcggttTATAGCCcagtgcggcttttctgtggatttttcttcaaccgccAGCAGGCTCTTTAGCAGAAAATGTATCATTGGTAGTCAAAATTAGAAATCAGAGCAGCAGGCACGgcggagaaatgttttcaaactcatatgatgcagcttttaagttgaaggatATCGATCTAGCAGTACAGGAGGGAAATGGAGCCTCTGCACGCTGGGAGTGAACGAAACCATGGAGATggagggctgcgtccttaatatCCATCCGTCCGTTTtctttacacccttgtccctagtggggtccggaggggtgctggtgcctatctctaACGTTctgggcaagaggcggggtacaaccatgcacacacactcatatctagggagaatttggagagaccaatttaaccaacagtcatgtttttggactgtgggaggaagccggagtaccccgAGAGAagccacgcatgcacagggagaaagactgccactgtgcagcctgcGTCCTTAATATATCCAGCAGCTTTATTAGGACGCTGCACTCTGCTGGGTCCTTATGAAAAACCGGGAGCGGCTGAGATACCAacggcttatagcccggtgcggcttataTACGTACGTTTCCAGATTTTAATGTTGCTTACAGAGGGTCCCACGGACCGGCTGGGTGTACAATAATGTGAAGAATCCTGAGAGCGTGTCAGACCACATGTACAGGATGGCGATGATGTCTCTGACCATCACTGACCCCACAGTAGATAGAGACAGGTGAGTTGCAGATACAAACGATCTTTGTGGAATTTTTGATCACATTTAGGAGAGAAATGATCAAATCACTAAAAGGGAGAATCACCTATACCTGCCTACATATCTCATTTCCACACTCAGGTGCATAAAACTTGCACTTGTCCATGATATGGCAGAGTGCATTGTGGGAGATATTGCACCGTCAGACAACATCAGTAAAGCAGAGAAACACAGGAGAGAGGAGGCAAGTGAAAACTGTACTAATGGCATATTTTtcatatgaaaaacaaactttagcaAACTTTGTCGTCATTCACTTAGGAAGCAATGAGGCATCTGTCAAGTCTGCTGCCGGACGGTCTCAAACAGGAGATTTATGCTCTGTGGGAGGTATGTTGACTTTGGATGAGGCTTTGTAATGTTTGTGTATTCTTGACCTTTCCTTTGTACTGTAACTACATTTAAGGCTATacatacagtgctgtgaaaacaCTGTTTGTTACTTCTGTTTAGCTATTTAATcacttttagatgttttatatGATCAAACAGATTGTCAAATTTGCCATAACCTGAGTAAATTTAGAATGCAGTTTTCTAAAGATGATTTCAACTTTTATAGGAAAAAAAGACCCAAACCAACCTTGTTAAATTACTGTTTCACTCTTAATTTAGTTCTTTGTCTGGTTCAATTTCAGTCACCAAATCTCTTTGAGTGCCGTAGACTCAAGAAATCAGTTCACACTTCTTAATTTGGTCAGGATTTTAAAATCACGTACAAGGCATTTATACCAAATGCTTGCCT contains:
- the cenpw gene encoding centromere protein W, whose amino-acid sequence is MLKKPSKLKSTIRSKAKGKVNIAAGSEAMIELLTLLFLNSLAEEAKAKALEEKSATIRAHHVKAVAKKVLRKARG
- the hddc2 gene encoding HD domain-containing protein 2, translating into MAAHSEKSAGMSSMLQFMKLIGQLKRVPRTGWVYNNVKNPESVSDHMYRMAMMSLTITDPTVDRDRCIKLALVHDMAECIVGDIAPSDNISKAEKHRREEEAMRHLSSLLPDGLKQEIYALWEEYESQSSPEARLVKQFDLLEMIIQAHEYEELEGTPGRLQEFFDSTAGRFHHPDVLQLVSSLNEQRGRSAKELKESQTDGPESQY